Proteins from a single region of Prinia subflava isolate CZ2003 ecotype Zambia chromosome 10, Cam_Psub_1.2, whole genome shotgun sequence:
- the HEBP2 gene encoding heme-binding protein 2, giving the protein MIKSFKQTFLSLDLQSPRWRPTESMAKDYELRQYETAKWVSTVVRGETQKEAMRQGFLKLFHYIQGKNDKEMKIDMTAPVTCLVKSGCTDFKISFFVPFEHQDCPAQPTDSNVFIEERKAAALFVRSFGGFASPEKYAEEADALARTLRNRGQAFHEDFYYTAGYDSPFKLFNRHNEVWYFKK; this is encoded by the exons ATGATCAAGTCCTTCAAGCAAACATTTCTGTCCCTGGACCTGCAGTCCCCTCGCTGGAGACCAACAGAGTCAATG GCAAAGGACTATGAACTGCGTCAGTATGAGACAGCAAAGTGGGTCAGCACAGTGGTTAGGGGGGAAACCCAGAAGGAAGCAATGCGCCAGGGCTTCTTGAAACTCTTCCACTACATCCAGGGAAAGAATGATAAAG AAATGAAGATTGATATGACTGCGCCAGTGACCTGCCTGGTGAAATCAGGCTGCACAGACTTCAAGATCTCTTTCTTTGTGCCATTTGAACACCAGGACTGCCCCGCGCAGCCCACTGACTCCAACGTGTTCATTGAGGAACggaaggcagcagctctctttgTCAG GTCCTTCGGTGGATTTGCCTCCCCAGAGAAATATGCTGAGGAAGCTGATGCCTTGGCCAGAACCTTAAGAAACAGAGGCCAAGCATTCCATGAAGACTTCTATTACACTGCAGGCTATGACAGTCCCTTCAAGCTCTTCAACAGGCATAATGAAGTgtggtattttaaaaagtaa
- the NPL gene encoding N-acetylneuraminate lyase, with protein MTPRKKLKGLVAATITPMTPDGKINLPVIRQYVDYLVNEQNVKNVFVNGTTGEGLSLSIQERKQLAEEWVCQGKDKLDHVIIHVGALNLPECQELARHAAAIGAGGIAVIAPFFFKPINKDELVAFLQKVASEAPEVPFYYYHIPPLTGVKIRVEELLDGIKAQIPTFQGVKFSDTDLLDLAQCINKNETGQFEFLYGVDEQLLGALAVGADGAVGSTYNYLGRQTNLMLQAFAKPDFALAQQYQFLIGEFLNFVIKLGFGVAQTKAVMTFVSGIPMGPPRLPLVGASSEFIIKAKAKLDSIVWPHGDRSQSHGVIKAEKNL; from the exons ATGACACCCCGAAAGAAGTTAAAGGGTCTTGTAGCTGCTACCATCACTCCAATGACTCCGGATGG AAAAATCAACCTCCCAGTGATTCGTCAGTATGTGGATTATCTGGTAAATGAGCAGAATGTCAAGAACGTTTTTG TGAATGGCACAACAGGAGAAGGACTGTCCCTGAGCATCCAGGAGAGGAAGCAGTTGGCAGAAGAATGGGTGTGCCAGGGAAAAGACAA ATTGGACCACGTGATCATTCATGTGGGAGCACTGAATCTGCCAGAGTGCCAGGAGCTG GCAAGACATGCAGCAGCCATAGGTGCTGGTGGCATTGCTGTTATAGCCCCCTTCTTCTTCAAACCCATAAACAAAG ATGAGCTGGTTGCTTTCTTACAGAAGGTTGCATCTGAAGCCCCTGAGGTGCCGTTTTATTACTATCACATTCCTCCTCTGACAGGTGTGAAGA TTCGTGTGGAAGAGTTGCTGGATGGGATAAAAGCTCAGATCCCCACCTTCCAGGGTGTGAAGTTCAGTGACACGGACCTCTTGGACCTGGCACAGTGCATAAACAAGAATGAAACGGGGCAGTTTGAATTTCTTTATGGGGTGGATGAG CAACTGTTGGGTGCACTGGCAGTAGGGGCAGATGGAGCAGTTGGAAG TACATACAACTATTTGGGCCGACAAACCAATCTGATGTTGCAAGCCTTTGCAAAGCCAGACTTTGCCTTGGCCCAGCAGTATCAG TTTCTCATTGGGGAATTTCTCAACTTTGTCATCAAACTGG GTTTTGGTGTTGCCCAGACTAAAGCTGTAATGACTTTTGTTTCTGGCATTCCCATGGGACCTCCACGGCTTCCGCTTGTTGGTGCCTCCAGTGAGTTCATCATCAAGGCCAAAGCCAAGCTGGACAGCATTGTGTGGCCTCATGGTGACCGATCACAGAGCCATGGAGTCATTAAGGCTGAGAAaaacctctaa